Within Macrobrachium nipponense isolate FS-2020 chromosome 20, ASM1510439v2, whole genome shotgun sequence, the genomic segment TGTCATTTCGTATCATTATGGGTAACAGGAGGTACAAGACCAACCAGTTTTGTTGCAGATATGGCAACGCTTAAATGCTTCACTCCAATTAATACCAAAAAGACTGAATGATAAAACTGGATTGACTGGCAATGTGAAGTCAGCCAGCAGAGCCATGCTTGAATTCTGTGTAAAGTCAGCTTATTAAACGGTTTAGTCCTTTCCATCTAAAACAATCCtagtatttaaatcatttaaagtTTTAAACAATTCTAGTATTTCAATCTGTTAAGTTTTCATCTTTGGTATGTTAAATCTATTTTTCTCTGATAACTGCTTTTCTGTCTGCATTTCCTATTAGTACTTTCTATAAAGTCCTTCAAATGAGCATCATATTTGTTATAAGCTGGAATTACTCTGTATTGAAAAGATCGGCTGAAAGGCAAACTCCACCGTTTTAGTAGGACAACTTTGATAAATTATTCACTACTCACCAAAGAAGTTATATATGACTGGAAATAGGGTCTCCTGGGTAACAGCAATGTAAATTGCTCTGCAAGCTTCATTGCCGACAAAAAATACTGCCAGCTCTCCAGGTGTACTTAGAATTGCTGTATCAAGCCACAGCAAGTTACCATCATCAATTTCATACGCCTGTTTTAAAGCAAAAAATTACAGCTTTAGcataaaacaaatttcaaaaaagttttaagttttaaacaaattaaagttAATTCACAATTTTCAGTTTGAAAAGCACAATAATAAAGTTTTTACTGTATACTTgtgttttctttctcttccccATCCTCACCTCTATCCCCCTAAGTTAAGGGGTTTCTGCTCTGAAAATTTAACTTTCTACTGAAGCATCCTCGCAACTAACATTCCATACTATCTGAATTTTTACTTTCATATCGGTAATCTCTACCCACCCAGGAActtcaattttcttaatttttaagccTCTAATACAAATTAGGTCCCAAAAATccatttattatttgttcttattATCTTAATTGCCCATGCATATGAACCTTAAACTACACCGGGTCTGGTTAGAATAAGAGTTTTTATAAGTGATTTGGCATCCTTTTGTCATGTACTACTCCCTGCCCCTCAATTAACTTTGCTGCTTCTATCCTGCTTTTTACCTTTTGAATCACACCTTCCCTCCTGGTTTAAAGCACACCACTGTATATTACCGTATTAAAATTTAAGGTTAATCTATATTGCACATGTAACACATCCCCTCACTGCTTGCTGGACAAAacttattttcacttaaatttaCGTACCATGATAAAACATTAAAGATGACCCGCTACTCTTACCCTTCTTGGCAATTTTTCAGTCAGTCAATCACCAGATCTGTATGTAACAATTCCAGAGATTTTGCATCTTAATTTCTTCACTCAGCCTATCCATAACCAGTACAAACAAATGAGCCAAGTGGTGATCTTTAAAGTATACCAACTAATCTATCTCTGATTTGTAACCGATATTGCatgcttttatatatttcatccaACTTTACCATTCTGACATGCTTTCCTTAAACACTAAAATAGTACCTCCTTGATATTCTATAAAGTCTTTATAGGCCTATAACTGTACCTGCGATTACTTTCGAGCTTTTTCCAGTAACTAAGTACAGCATTACCTGTTCCTCTCCCTCTTATCACAATTACTCAATATTCTTCCTAAAACCTCCAACAATTAAGTTCTATTCTTCTGTAATTAAAATTATCTATAATACCTCCCCTCTCTATAATACACCATACCATCAAACTTAATTCCAAGTTTTTACATTATTACTTCCCATTTTGTATATACGTACAGTAGTAGTAGGATCTTTACTGAACTTTATCCCATCAACATTTCAATATGCACATGTGATGAACCTGGGGCTTtgccattttattttacataattaccGCTTCTTTCCTTCTATATGGCACCTCCCACCTTCCAATCCCCTCTTCCTGTGCTGaagataatcataataatctGACTAGTTAAGTTTTATGCCATCATCCTTATGAAAGATATTTCCTTCTCTACCTTGCATGACACCTGACCAAGCCAGATTGTCTTGCCTTTTTCTTGTTTGACATTCTGCAaatattttctccctctctctcctttatattgCTCCTCAGCACCTTTCAAGTCAGTTAACAATCTTCATGAAAACCATAGAATTATATACCTGACTGAATCCGGTTCCTATTCATTCTACCATTACGTCCACCAAACAGTTCTAAAGCTAGTTACAGAATTAATCAAAATCACCGCTTACCCTCAACTCATGGGTAGGACCTTGAGGGTTCTGCACTGTCACCACAACAAATAAGATTACACGATGATGGTGATTAACCAAGACTGCATCTTTTATGGCAAACCCAATTTCCAGGGTTTTCCTTGCTGTTCCTCCAACCCATATTTCACAAACTCCTTTGTTACTTTTGAATGATACAGAAATTCCTTCTTCATTCAGAGCATGCACTGAAATTTCTGTAAAACAGAAAAAGATACATAACACAATGCAATTTTTCAGGCTGATAACAGGAAgagttaaaattaataaaaaagaatgaaggtGAACAAGAGAGCATTGAAGTTTAGCCAAAGGACATGGATGATGCATGACGTACATTGGAAAAAAAAGGGGaggttaaagacacaggaatggAATCATTATCAGCCCAGCCAAGAGAAGAGTAAATATTCAGGATTGCAGGGAGGTTGAGGACAGATAGCTGTAAAAGGGATagttaaaagattaaaattaacgAAATTAAACAAAACCGAAAACAGAGTTCAGTCTCttccaaataaagaaaattaatttaatagatGTACCAATGGATGGAAAGTAACTGCTTTAGAGGATTAAAGATCCCCTAGGGTGGTGAGGAAATAGAAAAGCCTCTGGACCTGATTATCATTATACTGGAAGGTGTATTAGAAACTTGTTAACAAGGATCAGCACAGAGCAGTATTTGTTAGTGACAATCTGAGGAAGGGGTGgcatggatttaaaaaaaaagtgtaataacGGAGACCCTGTAGTGTCTTAAAAATAGAAAAGTGACAGTACATACTGGGAAAAACAAGTGGCTGTGAACTCTAATTACTATGTTACAAGAGCAGCTAAGAATCACACATGCATCCAATAAGATTATGCCAGAAAGGCAAATTGAGAAAAGATGTTATGGAAAACTATAATAACGGGGCAGTTCTTGGGAAGGGCATAATCCAAAAGTGTTTTAAATACATAGTTCCCTCCAAATTTCTTTAGCAGTGTCGAAAACTTTGATTAACCATTCACTTTACATCTTAACAAatcaaaatttacattaaaagatcTGCTTTTAATATCTATCTACAAGGCTACATTCATTGTAAAAAAACTTCAATGAGTTTTTGCTGTAATATACTGGCCATTCTTACATCAGGTCTCAGGACGAAGGCTACTCTAAACAAAACAGTTGGGCATTTATGAGTAAAAGGTTGACAACTGGAATAGGCAGTcagtgcaatttattttaattaaattttaaggCCCCATCAACAGGCCGAGCTTTGCACGATGTGACGTCATAAGTGCAGTTAGCATACAGCAGGAAAAGTTCCAACTCTCCCAGCCTCTGATGTCACATCGAACATTTCGTCAAAAGCTCGATAGTGTGGACAGGGCTTCGGGCAGGTATACCTCAGCCTTAGAAGCATAGTACTAGAGGGCAGTTACCCGTACCCCATTTTCTGGGCATACGGCTATGCTTCCAAGTATGGCAATATTTGACGATCTCATTTTTATTCCCCAAACTCTTCCAACATTCCTGCCACATACTCCTATCAAGTGACCCAGCATCTTTACAGAATTTCTTACTTCCTTAGAAATATGTGGCTACACCTGCTTTAGTTTGTCTGCCTCTATATTATCAGACATGTGCCGGGGGCTTTACAAAATACATCAGTTCCATTCCTCTGCAATTCCTTATATAAGGCCACTTGAATTTTTAAAACCAGAGCATTAACTGACTAACAAGCACGAGACACTACAACTTTGAGtcgctaaaaaaataatttctttaaatagTTATTTGTCCCTTGTTGTCGTCTAGAATACCACATTACTCCATAAAGTATATTAATCACTCACATCTCAAGGTAGGAGGAACAGTAGAGGGAATTTTTGAATCGCCTTATATATTAATTAAGGACCATTATAACTCTCGAGGAAAGTAGAGAACAAATGGTTATTTCCTTCCTATATCAGTTTGTACAGCTACTGCCACCAAAGGAGTATGTGGAGTATGAGGTATTGAGGGATGTCACAACCAATGTAAATATAATTGCCACCATAACAGTTTCACTGGTTGTAGGGAGCCCTATCACCTGAATATTATTCCCTGGATCAAGTAGTTTCATCAAATGGGATCTTCTAGACTAATAATCATGAGCGAGTATTCATTAATTTTGGCTCTTCATATTTCATCATCGGATCTGGAAAATTCCACTAGTGTTTTAGGAGAAAAGTTGTATACGTATTTTCTGTTACTTAAATCTTCTCATTAGATCACAAATTTTTTAGGTCCTTCCATATGACACCAAAATTTGTTAGAATTACTAGATCCACTAGATAGCAGAGGTTTGGAGATCTTATTATTGCTCTTACTTACTTGGCTTGCGAGTGCACACAGAGGTGAATGACGAATCTCAACATCTCCAAATGACTTAAAGCTATTTGCAGAACCTATATCAGTCTGGATACAGCCTTACCATCTGATTTTTAAGACTTGCCAGATAAGGATGGAATTCTCCCTCCTTTGCAATCAAGTTTATCTACCAAGGTAAAGACCTGCACTAAGCTGGCTGAAGCAAAGGCATTGTCAAGTGTGTTTAGTAGAGCGTTCAGGGAAGGGTAGAATTGGCAGTAGACCTATCCTGAAATCTCTTAGTTAGAAGTTTTCATTCAATTCCAAGTTTTCCTTTGAAACCTTTCCTTGTAAACCTAATTACATAGCAACCCAGTACACAACCTCATGCGAGACACATTGAATTAAGAATGAATGCTAATATACATGTACACCTACAGCTTATTAAGTTCGGAAAATTCTTTGATAGAACACCTTCTACCCATACCTCACCCCACACAATGTGTACTAACCAAATCTTTCAGAGTGGGAAACTTCCTTCCAGTAGGACTTTGAGGAATCATACACGTAAGTTATTGTGAAGTTAGAAGAATGTATACTTAAACTGTGCTTATCGGCAAGGAATCCCTTTGAGACAGTCTCTCCAGGTGACAAAATTTGCACTTTCTGAAAATTTAAGAGTTACTGTTTATGATAAAGTTTGAATAAAGCAATTTCACAGCATATTTATGTTAGGCATAATTCACTTTTGATTGTTTTCTACTTAGCagtaattttaagattattttctACTTACCTGGATACTGTTTTCAAAGACTACCCAAATAGATGAATTCTGGTTATTACAATGGTTTCCCGTTGCAGATGCAGCTGATGCTAGGAATATCTTCTGTAAGATTAAAGAAAAACTTATCATAAAGTATAGAAAAACTTATTATAAAGTAATGACATACATCAATAAAGCTATTATATCTATCCTAGTCTAGAACCTACCTTGTCTTCAGTTACTGCATGTACCCAGTTATGTACATAACCACTTGCAGACAAGGACTGGTAGAATTTAAAAGTGCGTGTAGTGTTGCTCCAAATATACACTTCTGAATAACACTGGTTCTCGTAGCTTACAATAAGGTATGTAAGGCCAAAagcctgtaaagaaaaaaaatgaaaaggtctCATTTTTTGCTAATGCTCATTGAAAGTAACGGGAGATCAAAGTAGTTTCTTCACTTACATTAAACGTAAAGGATGAATGCCTTAGCTCCGTGAAAAATTCAGTGTAGACAAATTCAAAGCAGTCTCCCTCATAAAGCGAATCTTCCAGCTGGTCATACAGTGTCACAATCGAGTTACACATACTGGCATATTCATCCTGACAAGAAAAGAATATACCATTAAAAACCTGGGAAAAAAGCAGAGAAAATCATACAAATATCAATTTACTGACTATGCTGCTTACTTTTATTACTGCTGTAGCACTACCAAACCCTGAGAGAATTAGAGATGTGCTGTTGTATAAACTGCCAATATCTAGCACATCTACTCTTCCAGAGACCACCAGTCCAAGCTGCAAAATTTCAAAAGATTTAGCAGATTTAATAAACATCATCCAAAGTTCAAAATAGATTTCCATTCAAAAGCATTATTTAAAAAGTGGAAAACACCCATTCCTAATGTCATTTTCCAATGGAGATTCTCAAAGAATTTCATAAGTTAAAACTTTTTAATTGATATCTTAAACGTAGGCATGTACAGCCATAATGTAACCATTTAGTATACGTATATTTTAGATCAAAATGATTAGCATTTAAACAGGCCTCCTGCTTGACAGGAAGATTTCACAATGCTTCACATTTCATACACTTCATTGGTTACTTCATTAAACCTAAAATACTTGCCTTAAAAGTAACGCTCTGTGTAAACAATAGCCGAGCAGTAATGGTAGAAGAAAGATCCTTAAACACGGCACTTTTATACAAGGCAGCTATATCTATGCCATTAATCAAATATACAGAAGAACGCAAGGATGTAGTCAGTGCAGAAGACCATCTCAAACCTGAAATTTAACTGCAATTAATTTCACAAGGGTTACACAAACTTACCTAACCTTTTAAAATTACAATTTCGGATAGCTTACATAAAACTGGAgccttgtacagaaaactggcaAAAGCTGGTCCAGTGGCTCAACTTGTTAATGTAGTGAATTAGTAGTACAGCATGACGGATAAGAGTATTTTCAACTTGTGGTCAGCATGCACTTGCCTTCAGCAACATTGCAAAATACCCTTACTCTGATATTTGTTCATAAGGTCACCTGCTGTTAATTCATCAAACATTCTATGAGTCTATACTCTAAGCTTTCCTGGAGAGGGTCAtcttccaagaaatttattcctGCATTTCCTTTAATCCTGAAATTATCTTGGACGAAAAGGAAAGAATTTCAACCTCTTATGACTAAAGGTTGTAAATTCCCCTAAACAATCTAGGACAGGTCATTGAAAGCATTTTTAAAGGGACAAAGCAATTTGTTCTCCATCTGGGAGGCTCCAGGTGAAGCAATGGCATTTGTCAAGACCAGAGGCAATCATAGTGATCCCATTAACCCCAAGAGAAGTTCCACAGAACCTCTAGCATTACCCTCAATTAATCAAGGTGCCTCTGTCTCATTAGCATAGCAGATGCAGTCAAGGCAGAGACTTACTTGCCTTACACTTTCCAAGCCAGGAAGCAAAGAAGGAATGTATACTTTTAATCCCGATGTATTCTCGTGTGTCCAAGCCAGAGGAGAATAGCCAGGTACTATACCAGCAGCAGAAATAGGGATCACAGGAGAAGGGATTTATCTAAAAAGCAGGTGACTAAGAAACCGCTGCACCTAACTAACTACCAGACCATTTTTTGCTGAAGATTTATCCACAAAACTTGTAACTCCATAGGAACCAATGCCACTTACCTCTTATTTCACCTCCAGTAGACAAATCTATGGTTTCCAAATTAAGATCTACCTTCACTTCTCTGCCAGTTTTTCCAGTTACTTCTATGTTCCCTAGAACTACAGTTGTTCCTTTAATAGTTGTTGTTCCAGTTATCATCTGGCCACCAATTACCTTTAAAAAGAAGGGGTTGCTGTTAAAACAGTTGGGCAAACTAATCTACCAGTCCTCCTCAGACTACAAAGAAATTTACCTGCATGGTCAAGTCCTTCAGATCAGGCAAATATATGCCATTGACCGTGCTACCAACTTCAACAAACGATGAGAAAATTGTTGCCAAGTGAGAGTTCACCAGTATGGACTGTTCAGTATGAAGTGTCAAATAGTCTTTGAGGAGGCTTCTTCCATTCAAGAAAGCTGCTACTACATTTCCGTTGACCACTAAATTTTCCTCAAAGATCTGTAACGTAAATATGATCATTTTAGTAGACGAGACAgggattaattatattttcagcaGACGAGATAGGAATCAAATCTTAATTCAAGACTCATTTTATCACTTTTTAGTCTACAAGTTCCGGTGCCTATCAACAGACTGCATCTTATTACTTACCAATTCGGTTTGCAAGTTTTGTTGTCTGTTAACATAAACTGCATCACGAAGTAAAGCCAGGTAGTCTACACGGTCTACAGATCCCTGTCAAGTAAATGTTAAGATATCTTTACTCTGTAACCAGTCAAATATTACTGCCAAATAAAGTACATTTATGTAAACAGTTTTTAAAAAGGCACTTACCTCGACGAGAAGATCCTCGGCTGTTACCCATGGAGCAGTCAGAATCCCATTTATTGTCCAAGGTCTAATGACCACTTTGTCAGCGTTGCGCAGAATAGCATTGCTCAAAATATCTCCCACGCTCAAATTATTAAGCCTCCTAACATTCAGGCTTTTAAACTGTGCCGTGGTTGTAAAAGATTTTTTACCAGTTATAAACACAGCACTGTCTTTTATTGGAATTCCATCGGAAAATAAGGCCACAAGTTTCCTACCATTTAAGGTTCCATCAATTATTAGATCTGAAACCTTCAAGTTACCATTGAAGTTTActgaacctgaaaaaaaaatagtaatgcgCAGTTATAAACAGTAAGATTATAGTACCCAGTCATACGTATATTAAAGAAACTGCATTACCATATCTCGATGGACCATTTGTAACCACATTCGTCAAGTTCCTTAGGTCAATATCTCTGAATCTTCcaataaaaagaacatttttctttACTACAATGTTCTCAAAGTAGTAGTTTGAACTGATATGCTGGTCAGTATTCAGGGTGAATAGTCTGGTAGACAGATCTATGCCATTGGTAGTGGCTGAATTAAAGTTTCCTTTTACATTGAAGCCATTCAGGAACAGTTTGTTACCTGAAAAATACGAGTAAATTAATGCATGTACCTAATATGATAAATTTACACATTAATATTCCTATAACTAAATTTTAAAACTGTGTATCCAAGTGTAAAGCCACGAACTACTTCAACCATGTTTTGAAATAAACATAAGTGGCCTTACTCAAAACATTGAAATTTATGGTACATAATTCTATTTTATCTAGCTGCCCAAATTTTAAATGGGACTATCTTAaatctcaaaatattttttgggtATTTTCCACTTATGCTCCACTAACCAAACTGCCATACTCTTCCTTTATCCAACTCTGgattgaatgatttatatatgaGAGTTTTGTCTAATGACCTAGCACTGGAACTGTCCTTTTATTCAGTGCCGTGATGTAAAGTGTAGATAAAAGAGCTACAATTAATAAAGAGCAAGTAATATAAAACTTGCTTAGAACATATAATTTCAgctaaaaatattgcaaaactaaattatttaaaaaaagccCCACAGGTAATTCGCAGAAAAAATGTCAGattctaatttttctttaaattaaaaattaattctctTGAAAAACAATGTATTGACATTGTAATGATTACCAAGCACCACACTTGCTGCTAAAAAGCAGGCAATCAATTAGAAAATGCTTTACTACTACAAATACGACAAGAGTCACAGTTGGGGCATTTTTAGGTCCTGTGTCCTCAGAACTGAATGTCCTTCAGTTTCATATTACCCATAATGTTATCCAAGCTAACTTCATATTTCTCACTTGAAGGATAACAGAGGTTTATGAGCACCAGATTCTCTATCCTACACACTAGCTACTTACTGGGTCTCTCACTCATATCTAATATCTGCATTCGTCCTAAAATCACAGCATTTAGAGCTTTCTCATAAGTCTGCTCCCTAACCTACTTAGAGGGAATAACAAACATGATTCAAGTGGCTGGAGCGAAGGCCAAACTACCTAGATGGGATTTTAAGAGTTATGTATAAGAATAATCCTCCTCACTATCTCTTGGTAGGAACCTAGTCAGAATGCCAAGAATCTCATCCCCCGGATAAACTTTTCCTCgccattatttgtttttaagagTACCCCACTCATGATAACTGGTGCAAATATTATTAGGTGTTGACAATCACCATAGGTCTTACCATTTGGTTTGAACATTGTCAAATCAGTAATGTGATGCTTCCTTGATGATTAAGACTATGAACTTTGACAGATAAgtggtaaaaacataaaaatctgaAAGGTTGAATCAATGAGTAATTTCAGAGTCAAACCAAGGGAGATGAAGGCTATTAAAAGGCATTTTGGATGAAGAAGCTTAATAGAAAATGTCCTCAGATTCAGATTATTCAGTGATCTTTATGTCAATTTGAATTTAATCCTCGATTTTCAATGGATACCCTGGGCTAGAGAGATACACAACTTCAGGCTGTTTACTTGTTTGAATCAAAACCCTCAAACAATTATGCTATTTTGTACAAATATATCAAATACATTAAACTTACTACTTACTAACGAacaaaatggatttttttaaagAGTAAACTTACCAGTAACAGCTACACGACTGTTAATGTATACTGCATCATCCCTTAAAGCTCCCAGATTGACACCATTCACGAGACGACTAACGTTTATCGGTCCATTAATTTCCACATCTGCCAAGTTAACTGCTCCAAGGAACTTATTGTCCTTAGTCAGTTTCGCTGCTCTTAAGAAGGTGTCATGTAGACTTATGCCATTGGCTCCTCTACCATTAAGAGTAGTAATAGATCCACCTGCTGCAAGGTTTTGAATAATGACTGGACCATTTACTGACGAGTCCCCGTTATCTACAACGCTATTTTTCTCAACCTCCTGAATATTAACACCATTTATGTTATCAACCAGTAAGTTTCCAATTACTCTAACCGGACCATCTACAACTAATGTTCCAGTATGGGGAACACTGGTTTTCAGAGAGAGCCTCCTGGAAGCCAAATCTAGTATATTTATTCCGTTAAGTGTGTATCCAGATAACTTCATGCTTTGTACTTTTAAATCATTAAAGTTTGCAGAGGAAAAGATCTGTTGAGCAATGAATTTCTGATTGGTGTCCTTTGTTACTACATTGCTGAAATCTATATTATTAAGTCTACCAGTTAGATCTAAGGCATTTATGAACACAGAGTGCGAGAAAATCTTTTTTCCTGTCACAATATTGCCTTCTTTACTGATATTTAGAGCCGAGCTTACTAATTTCACCAGGTCAACACCATCTACTAGTACTGAACTAATGGTATTAAAGTAACTAGATTTTATGAAAGTTTTAGAGCCaccaattacattttttttactagatATAATTAGTGAATTCAAGTCCTCCCCATTCAAGAGACCATTGATTTGAATATTTGTAAAGGACAGCTTGCCAAGGAATCTTTTCCTACCATTCACTGTTACTGAAGAGTTCTTGTAAATTAAATCCGAGGTCAGAGCAGAAAAATCAAGGCCATTAATCACACCACTGTACACTAGAGTCTGAACAGTTACATGATCAAGAAATACTAAATCAAATAACCAAGGATCAGTAATTGGCAATTGTACATTTCCTTTACTTATTTCTGAAAGATTAACGCCGTCTAATAATTTTGACTTTATCTCCAGGTTCTGTCCAATTTGAATCCCCTGACCAAATACTTTGTGTCCTGTAATGACCTGACTGGTAGATTTGGtgattaaatttctttgattaatTCCATCTACATTACCCAGTGGACCAAATTTCAAATTATCAAACTTCACATTAATGAAGTTTTTCTGTCCCCTGAACACAATGGGGGAACTGCTCTTCCTCAATGGATAAtcaaaacttttattatttattttcccatCAATCCTGACATTTCCCACAACTACTTTTCCTCCTACAGTGAATTTGCCATTCACAACTGAATCTTTGTCTTTGAACACAACATTTTTTAGG encodes:
- the LOC135224225 gene encoding uncharacterized protein LOC135224225, which codes for MVLLVAELPLRKAAMRWFLVTFIFALPLHGTYSSSSLDASVKLDSLDPKKLDSILDEKLERLQVDVLRMYQDQLRNHQEMLSKVERQKRQVLDPVAILPPTDLSHSYTFDTGVGNREVVVVDSFEFAGYLGSLTVTNVFPLQLSNLTAIYKAQDGFGYIMADGILQVVKVRNEWTKTTSGCRCDGSSPPVGRSHESCACCVRNTCLCTFALGFHGDSCVPCGTEAQNCPAAGPKNLELDAAVGFEFVVPVTGLKRIVITAKSTVVSFFEFDGHGLQVVRSVTGLSTLTSVHPVTHLGYGESYVNHYGLLKKKRFLITFCGGQQVHQLHELSVGSSETAISAGLSTIWQATGSAMKTSQSGGRLMITVLDGDRLQVYELKEDLWREFKFLRIQRLSLLNPITTWGTFNTGFENYLFLVSKTLIRIFIQSGLYYNSLTTITTDEDILGFENLLAINLKSCRNDVVLLAGSGSRLVLYTFNRTFVPITLQKVAVFNVQFENTLWNSSYGYLQENRLRLVLPSPDRPVLYDLATHLEEVEDLSWRENLVVANTIRKFNDRYRLQAAIKDAAEERLLKSVDVNSNHDIGNINITITLSLVISQRLVTNVLVARKLSLPGTDIGGSSTDDYDSYFRRLNSTKRRVDLVLNQLGDIKKKLDGAVSGPVSGGKVGGILTIINPGQNLQTLIADSFNVNSAIDKDGSVTVLDKIFRSIVRLNSNRLVSGSKNFVNGLITGEINLNFLDDISVSDLVTERDDQNIEGAVYSSIFFAKEINLKPGASIAGIDFAKAVELNSVAILGHAISQTIEVENLLISDIINGVDLRNLLENALLLSGGEVTGSLTVNREILISVLHATEIMGIEIGSFLKNVVFKDKDSVVNGKFTVGGKVVVGNVRIDGKINNKSFDYPLRKSSSPIVFRGQKNFINVKFDNLKFGPLGNVDGINQRNLITKSTSQVITGHKVFGQGIQIGQNLEIKSKLLDGVNLSEISKGNVQLPITDPWLFDLVFLDHVTVQTLVYSGVINGLDFSALTSDLIYKNSSVTVNGRKRFLGKLSFTNIQINGLLNGEDLNSLIISSKKNVIGGSKTFIKSSYFNTISSVLVDGVDLVKLVSSALNISKEGNIVTGKKIFSHSVFINALDLTGRLNNIDFSNVVTKDTNQKFIAQQIFSSANFNDLKVQSMKLSGYTLNGINILDLASRRLSLKTSVPHTGTLVVDGPVRVIGNLLVDNINGVNIQEVEKNSVVDNGDSSVNGPVIIQNLAAGGSITTLNGRGANGISLHDTFLRAAKLTKDNKFLGAVNLADVEINGPINVSRLVNGVNLGALRDDAVYINSRVAVTGNKLFLNGFNVKGNFNSATTNGIDLSTRLFTLNTDQHISSNYYFENIVVKKNVLFIGRFRDIDLRNLTNVVTNGPSRYGSVNFNGNLKVSDLIIDGTLNGRKLVALFSDGIPIKDSAVFITGKKSFTTTAQFKSLNVRRLNNLSVGDILSNAILRNADKVVIRPWTINGILTAPWVTAEDLLVEGSVDRVDYLALLRDAVYVNRQQNLQTELIFEENLVVNGNVVAAFLNGRSLLKDYLTLHTEQSILVNSHLATIFSSFVEVGSTVNGIYLPDLKDLTMQVIGGQMITGTTTIKGTTVVLGNIEVTGKTGREVKVDLNLETIDLSTGGEIRGLRWSSALTTSLRSSVYLINGIDIAALYKSAVFKDLSSTITARLLFTQSVTFKLGLVVSGRVDVLDIGSLYNSTSLILSGFGSATAVIKDEYASMCNSIVTLYDQLEDSLYEGDCFEFVYTEFFTELRHSSFTFNAFGLTYLIVSYENQCYSEVYIWSNTTRTFKFYQSLSASGYVHNWVHAVTEDKKIFLASAASATGNHCNNQNSSIWVVFENSIQKVQILSPGETVSKGFLADKHSLSIHSSNFTITYVYDSSKSYWKEVSHSERFEISVHALNEEGISVSFKSNKGVCEIWVGGTARKTLEIGFAIKDAVLVNHHHRVILFVVVTVQNPQGPTHELRAYEIDDGNLLWLDTAILSTPGELAVFFVGNEACRAIYIAVTQETLFPVIYNFFGETLSMWTQMMVPGTTWVEHFSVENSRFPRILDNYLIFGRDDKSALVYYLKMRGSTVPKIENSCVIEEFTRPVLKPKVFIYNRS